A section of the Callospermophilus lateralis isolate mCalLat2 chromosome 14, mCalLat2.hap1, whole genome shotgun sequence genome encodes:
- the Fam136a gene encoding protein FAM136A isoform X1 — protein MAEVQQLRVQEAVDSMVKSVERENIRKMQGLMFRCSASCCEDSQASMQQVHQCIERCHAPLAQAQALVTSELEKFQDRLARCTMHCNDKAKDSIDAGNKELQVKRQLDSCVTKCVDDHMQLIPTMTKKMKESLSSIGK, from the exons ATGGCGGAGGTGCAGCAGCTCCGGGTGCAGGAGGCGGTGGACTCCATGGTGAAGAGTGTGGAGAGGGAGAACATCCGGAAGATGCAG GGCCTCATGTTCCGGTGCAGCGCCAGCTGCTGTGAGGACAGCCAGGCTTCCATGCAGCAAGTACACCAGTGCATTGAGCGCTGCCATGCACCTCTGGCTCAAGCCCAGGCCTTGGTGACCAGTGAGTTGGAGAAGTTCCAG GACCGCCTGGCCCGGTGTACCATGCATTGCAACGACAAAGCCAAAGATTCAATAGATGCTGGGAATAAAGAGCTTCAGGTGAAGCGGCAACTGGACAGTTGTGTGACCAAGTGTGTGGATGACCACATGCAACTCATCCCAACTATGACCAAGAAGATGAAAGAGTCTCTCTCATCCATTGGGAAATAA
- the Fam136a gene encoding protein FAM136A isoform X2 → MFRCSASCCEDSQASMQQVHQCIERCHAPLAQAQALVTSELEKFQDRLARCTMHCNDKAKDSIDAGNKELQVKRQLDSCVTKCVDDHMQLIPTMTKKMKESLSSIGK, encoded by the exons ATGTTCCGGTGCAGCGCCAGCTGCTGTGAGGACAGCCAGGCTTCCATGCAGCAAGTACACCAGTGCATTGAGCGCTGCCATGCACCTCTGGCTCAAGCCCAGGCCTTGGTGACCAGTGAGTTGGAGAAGTTCCAG GACCGCCTGGCCCGGTGTACCATGCATTGCAACGACAAAGCCAAAGATTCAATAGATGCTGGGAATAAAGAGCTTCAGGTGAAGCGGCAACTGGACAGTTGTGTGACCAAGTGTGTGGATGACCACATGCAACTCATCCCAACTATGACCAAGAAGATGAAAGAGTCTCTCTCATCCATTGGGAAATAA